A region from the Pseudonocardia petroleophila genome encodes:
- a CDS encoding TOBE domain-containing protein: MPQFRISEVARLLGVSDDTVRRMVEQGTLPVRRDESNRRVVDGVALAEFTRDHARSVPDPSDVLRSARNRFVGLVTSVVQDTVMAQVEIQCGPHRVVSLMSTEAVEELNLRPGVLAVAVVKSTNVVVETPTRLPHHRSED, translated from the coding sequence ATGCCGCAGTTCAGGATCTCCGAGGTCGCCCGCCTGCTCGGCGTCAGCGACGACACCGTCCGCCGGATGGTCGAGCAGGGGACGCTCCCGGTGCGGCGCGACGAGTCCAACCGCCGCGTCGTCGACGGCGTCGCGCTCGCCGAGTTCACCCGCGACCACGCGCGCTCCGTCCCCGACCCCTCCGACGTCCTGCGCTCGGCGCGCAACCGCTTCGTCGGGCTCGTCACCTCCGTCGTGCAGGACACCGTGATGGCGCAGGTGGAGATCCAGTGCGGGCCGCACCGGGTGGTGTCGCTGATGAGCACCGAGGCCGTCGAGGAGCTCAACCTGCGTCCCGGCGTGCTCGCGGTGGCGGTCGTCAAGTCGACCAACGTCGTCGTCGAGACCCCGACGCGGCTCCCCCACCACCGCTCGGAGGACTGA
- a CDS encoding MerR family transcriptional regulator, which translates to MLTIGDFARITHLSRKTLRHYHEAGLLEPDRVDAATGYRYYSLAQVPTAQVIRRFRDLGMPVADVRSVLLADTDERAGIVAAHLARLEEQLATTQAAVLSLRRLLAPEPPSLRVELRSVPARVVAGIGAEVDRSAVLAWYAGAMAELRGLAPVETGPPGARIDRALFTDDRGHVLAHLSVADAPRAGRVRPVALPAEELAVAVHAGPHDDIDVTYGELGVWVAEQAVGLAGPVRETYLVGPHDTADRAAWRTEIGLPVFGTADRRPEGTAA; encoded by the coding sequence ATGCTGACGATCGGGGACTTCGCGCGGATCACGCACCTGAGCCGCAAGACCCTGCGGCACTACCACGAGGCGGGGCTGCTCGAGCCCGACCGCGTCGACGCCGCCACGGGCTACCGCTACTACTCGCTCGCCCAGGTCCCGACCGCGCAGGTGATCCGCCGGTTCCGCGACCTCGGCATGCCCGTCGCCGACGTCCGCTCCGTCCTGCTCGCGGACACCGACGAGCGGGCCGGGATCGTCGCGGCGCACCTGGCCCGGCTCGAGGAGCAGCTCGCCACGACCCAGGCGGCCGTCTTGTCGCTGCGGCGGCTGCTCGCCCCGGAACCGCCGTCGCTGCGGGTGGAGCTGCGCTCGGTGCCCGCCCGGGTCGTCGCGGGCATCGGCGCCGAGGTCGACCGGTCGGCGGTGCTCGCGTGGTACGCCGGGGCGATGGCCGAGCTGCGCGGACTCGCCCCGGTGGAGACCGGGCCGCCCGGCGCCCGCATCGACCGCGCGCTGTTCACCGACGACCGCGGCCACGTGCTCGCCCACCTGTCCGTCGCCGACGCGCCGCGGGCCGGTCGCGTGCGGCCGGTCGCGCTCCCCGCGGAGGAGCTGGCGGTCGCGGTGCACGCGGGCCCGCACGACGACATCGACGTGACCTACGGCGAGCTCGGGGTCTGGGTCGCCGAGCAGGCCGTCGGGCTGGCCGGTCCGGTGCGGGAGACCTACCTGGTCGGCCCGCACGACACCGCGGACCGGGCCGCGTGGCGCACCGAGATCGGCCTGCCGGTCTTCGGCACCGCCGACCGGCGGCCGGAGGGTACCGCCGCCTGA
- a CDS encoding alpha/beta hydrolase — protein MLEWSLLSGPLPWVLLLAGAAGLVLLLAARGRRWWGRSVPVAVGSAVVLTALAVVVVDVVWQPFPDPVPLLVVLAVGLGLVAVGLAVARWRWWSPVAATLVVLAAAQGVNGYYQEFPTVRTALGLSAADVLPFADVAARQRQYVGSRGTPLEGGWRPSADMPDAGVVSQVDIPATVSGFPARPAWVYLPPAYLGSTRAQLPVLVLLSGQPGSPDDWLTSGELAQRADAYAAEHDGLAPVVVLPDHLGDPLANPLCVDSPLGDAFTYLTVDVPAWIRSTLQVTASDWAVGGLSNGGTCSLQLAVNAPDLFPTFVDISGEDAPTLGDRAQTIAQAFGGDEAAYRAVNPLDVLATRQFPDTAGYLVGGLQDSEYLPQARTVFAAAQAAGMDVEFHPLPGEHTWEVWGPGLGDALPWLGTRLGITP, from the coding sequence ATGCTCGAGTGGTCGTTGCTGAGCGGCCCACTGCCGTGGGTCCTCCTGCTGGCCGGGGCGGCGGGGCTCGTGCTGCTGCTCGCCGCCCGCGGCCGCCGCTGGTGGGGGCGGTCCGTGCCGGTCGCGGTGGGGTCGGCGGTCGTGCTCACCGCACTCGCGGTGGTCGTCGTCGACGTCGTCTGGCAGCCGTTCCCCGACCCGGTCCCGCTGCTCGTGGTGCTGGCCGTCGGGCTGGGGCTGGTCGCGGTGGGGCTGGCCGTGGCGCGGTGGCGCTGGTGGTCGCCGGTGGCCGCGACGCTCGTCGTGCTCGCCGCCGCGCAGGGCGTCAACGGCTACTACCAGGAGTTCCCGACGGTGCGCACCGCGCTCGGCCTCTCCGCGGCCGACGTCCTGCCCTTCGCCGACGTCGCGGCCCGGCAGCGCCAGTACGTCGGGAGCAGGGGCACGCCGCTGGAGGGCGGGTGGCGCCCGTCCGCCGACATGCCGGACGCCGGCGTCGTCAGCCAGGTCGACATCCCGGCCACGGTGTCGGGCTTCCCCGCCCGGCCCGCCTGGGTCTACCTGCCGCCCGCCTACCTCGGGTCGACGCGCGCCCAGCTGCCCGTGCTCGTGCTGCTCTCCGGCCAGCCCGGCTCCCCCGACGACTGGCTCACCAGCGGCGAGCTCGCCCAGCGCGCCGACGCCTACGCCGCCGAGCACGACGGGCTCGCCCCGGTGGTCGTCCTGCCCGACCACCTCGGCGACCCGCTCGCCAACCCGCTGTGCGTCGACTCCCCGCTCGGCGACGCCTTCACCTACCTCACCGTCGACGTCCCGGCGTGGATCCGCTCCACGCTGCAGGTGACCGCGTCCGACTGGGCCGTCGGCGGGCTGTCCAACGGCGGCACGTGCTCGCTGCAGCTGGCCGTCAACGCCCCCGACCTGTTCCCGACGTTCGTCGACATCTCCGGCGAGGACGCCCCCACCCTCGGCGACCGCGCACAGACGATCGCGCAGGCCTTCGGCGGCGACGAAGCCGCGTACCGGGCCGTCAACCCGCTCGACGTCCTCGCGACGCGGCAGTTCCCCGACACCGCGGGCTACCTGGTCGGCGGGCTGCAGGACAGCGAGTACCTGCCGCAGGCGAGGACGGTGTTCGCGGCGGCCCAGGCGGCCGGCATGGACGTGGAGTTCCACCCGCTCCCCGGCGAGCACACCTGGGAGGTCTGGGGGCCGGGCCTGGGCGACGCGCTCCCCTGGCTCGGCACCCGGCTGGGGATCACCCCGTGA
- a CDS encoding SDR family NAD(P)-dependent oxidoreductase, which yields MDLGLTGKRAVVTGASRGIGLAVALGLAAEGADVALVARDRAALDAAAGRVGGLGVRALPVVADTSDDAAVRAMVDRVVAEWGGVDVLVNAAATPAGGPVPALADLTDDAMRAEFETKVLGYLRCARAVAPHMVAQGGGRIVNVSGLAARQSGSIAGSVRNVAVAALTKNLADELGPAGVGVTVVHPGLTVTERIPALFAARAEAQDTTPDEVAAAFGAATSIGRLPTAEEVADVVVFLCSPRSVAVTGDAVAAGGGARGAIHY from the coding sequence GTGGACCTGGGACTCACCGGGAAGCGCGCCGTGGTGACCGGCGCGAGCCGCGGGATCGGCCTGGCCGTGGCGCTGGGCCTGGCCGCCGAGGGCGCCGACGTGGCGCTCGTCGCGCGCGACCGGGCCGCCCTCGACGCCGCGGCCGGGCGGGTCGGCGGGCTCGGCGTCCGCGCCCTGCCCGTCGTCGCCGACACCTCCGACGACGCCGCGGTGCGCGCGATGGTCGACCGGGTCGTCGCGGAGTGGGGCGGGGTCGACGTCCTCGTGAACGCCGCCGCGACGCCCGCCGGCGGACCGGTCCCGGCGCTCGCCGACCTCACCGACGACGCGATGCGCGCCGAGTTCGAGACGAAGGTGCTGGGCTACCTGCGGTGCGCCCGGGCGGTCGCGCCGCACATGGTCGCGCAGGGCGGCGGCCGGATCGTCAACGTCAGCGGCCTCGCCGCACGCCAGTCGGGCTCGATCGCCGGTTCGGTGCGCAACGTCGCCGTCGCCGCGCTGACCAAGAACCTGGCCGACGAGCTCGGCCCGGCGGGCGTCGGGGTCACCGTCGTGCACCCGGGGCTGACGGTCACCGAGCGCATCCCGGCCCTGTTCGCCGCCCGCGCGGAGGCCCAGGACACCACCCCCGACGAGGTCGCCGCCGCCTTCGGGGCGGCCACCAGCATCGGGCGGCTGCCGACCGCCGAGGAGGTCGCCGACGTCGTGGTGTTCCTCTGCTCGCCGCGCAGCGTCGCGGTCACCGGGGACGCCGTCGCCGCCGGGGGCGGAGCCCGGGGCGCGATCCACTATTGA
- a CDS encoding nuclear transport factor 2 family protein, with product MTPISYFAPAPDLDAFLALFTEDAVVADEDREHRGTDAIRAWRAAVPPVTHAVRSAVAVAEVAGEFPGSPVTLEFRFDYAVDGRISGLRIAPPR from the coding sequence ATGACACCGATCAGCTACTTCGCCCCGGCCCCCGACCTCGACGCCTTCCTCGCCCTGTTCACCGAGGACGCCGTCGTGGCGGACGAGGACCGCGAGCACCGCGGCACCGACGCGATCCGCGCCTGGCGGGCCGCGGTGCCGCCGGTGACCCACGCGGTGCGCAGCGCCGTCGCCGTCGCCGAGGTGGCCGGGGAGTTCCCCGGCAGCCCCGTGACGCTGGAGTTCCGCTTCGACTACGCCGTCGACGGGCGGATCTCCGGGCTGCGCATCGCACCGCCGCGGTGA
- a CDS encoding ATP-binding protein — translation MAREGRETDEVLVCMAQRLQSQLERQLTLVERLQVHGRDETLADLAELRTSLQRSLRGSENVLVLAGAQQGPRSRGPRSVADVLADARAGVEDVSRIGLGPAPDASIAPRAVAGLVALFTELLTHAVGAAAPMSRVDVASTRSEDGGVVVEVAVDGPSPSAGEIDELTRRLGDRPIIDDIVSNRVGLFVAARLARRCGVGLRVQLRRGTLAGPGIVVVVHCPPDLLDAVAFAAPDAPRSWNRDPVVRNGNGNGHPNGANGNGRRAAAHPGNGAGHPGNGAFDARPAAGGPHGNGGYPGGNGQPRRPDPLSDPLPGFASRRDADPARPDPVRADPRRPDPSHRPDPSHRPDPLHRSDPLHRSDPLHRPDPLRADVRGPDAPGSDPVRFDPPAPDPLRSDSLWSDPLRSDAPASGTRGSDRQRFDEQRSEPLGSDAPGSDPLRSDLLRPDPVRTDRRGPAERPGDGRPAVRREPTRTDGPYPGSPAPGSDHPGRPADEPSRAGTPVAAPRTGSEPAPPRRGDPVRRSELPGRSEPFTRSEPLWHDEPRRPEDPFRPGGPVQPLEPPLLPAAPVWTDEPPLSRGSGDAELFGPLTGSLRDRMRESAPTPIYEAVASAWFVDADSAPAGRPAGGPPPDWNTPSDAEWRAASERAARPAGPPPASTPAGLPRRRPGTQMVAPPRHGDPAPQGGSRDREPEKVRERLAVYQQGLERGRHRAADTDR, via the coding sequence GTGGCGCGCGAAGGCAGGGAGACCGACGAGGTACTGGTCTGCATGGCGCAGCGCCTGCAGAGCCAGCTCGAGCGGCAGCTCACCCTGGTCGAGCGCCTCCAGGTGCACGGCCGCGACGAGACGCTGGCCGACCTCGCCGAGCTGCGCACGTCGCTGCAGCGGTCGCTGCGGGGCAGCGAGAACGTGCTCGTCCTCGCGGGCGCGCAGCAGGGCCCGAGGTCGCGCGGCCCCCGCTCGGTCGCCGACGTGCTGGCCGACGCCCGGGCGGGCGTCGAGGACGTCTCGCGGATCGGTCTCGGGCCCGCCCCCGACGCGAGCATCGCGCCGCGCGCGGTCGCGGGCCTGGTCGCCCTGTTCACCGAGCTGCTCACCCACGCCGTCGGCGCGGCCGCGCCGATGAGCCGCGTCGACGTCGCGAGCACCCGGTCCGAGGACGGCGGGGTCGTCGTCGAGGTCGCCGTCGACGGGCCCAGCCCGAGCGCCGGCGAGATCGACGAGCTCACCCGCCGCCTGGGCGACCGCCCGATCATCGACGACATCGTGTCCAACCGCGTCGGGCTGTTCGTCGCCGCGCGGCTGGCCCGGCGCTGCGGCGTCGGCCTGCGGGTCCAGCTGCGGCGCGGCACCCTGGCCGGCCCGGGGATCGTCGTCGTCGTCCACTGCCCGCCCGACCTGCTCGACGCCGTCGCCTTCGCCGCCCCCGACGCCCCGCGCTCGTGGAACCGCGACCCGGTCGTCCGCAACGGGAACGGCAACGGCCACCCCAACGGGGCCAACGGGAACGGCCGCCGCGCAGCGGCGCATCCCGGCAACGGGGCGGGGCACCCCGGCAACGGGGCCTTCGACGCCCGGCCCGCCGCCGGTGGGCCCCACGGGAACGGCGGGTACCCCGGGGGGAACGGGCAGCCGCGACGGCCCGATCCGCTGTCCGACCCCCTCCCCGGCTTCGCGTCGCGCCGCGACGCCGACCCGGCACGGCCCGACCCGGTGCGCGCCGATCCGCGCCGCCCCGACCCGTCGCACCGTCCCGACCCGTCGCACCGTCCCGACCCACTGCACCGGTCCGACCCACTGCACCGGTCCGACCCGCTGCACCGGCCCGACCCGCTGCGGGCCGACGTGCGGGGACCCGACGCACCGGGATCCGATCCCGTGCGGTTCGACCCGCCGGCCCCCGATCCCCTCCGGTCCGATTCCCTCTGGTCCGATCCCCTCCGGTCCGACGCGCCGGCATCCGGCACCCGGGGATCCGACCGGCAGCGCTTCGACGAGCAGCGATCCGAACCGCTGGGATCCGACGCCCCGGGCTCCGACCCCCTGCGCTCCGACCTGCTGCGTCCCGATCCGGTGCGCACCGACCGCCGCGGCCCCGCCGAGCGACCCGGCGACGGCCGCCCGGCGGTCCGCAGGGAGCCGACCCGCACCGACGGCCCGTACCCCGGCAGCCCCGCCCCCGGCAGCGACCACCCCGGCCGGCCCGCCGACGAGCCCTCCCGCGCCGGGACGCCGGTCGCCGCGCCGCGGACCGGCTCGGAGCCCGCGCCGCCCCGCCGGGGCGATCCCGTCCGCCGGTCCGAGCTGCCCGGCCGGTCCGAGCCGTTCACCCGGTCCGAGCCCCTGTGGCACGACGAGCCCCGCCGCCCGGAGGACCCGTTCCGGCCGGGCGGGCCGGTCCAGCCGCTGGAGCCGCCCCTGCTGCCGGCCGCCCCGGTGTGGACCGACGAGCCCCCGCTCTCGCGCGGCAGCGGCGACGCCGAGCTGTTCGGCCCGCTCACCGGCTCGCTGCGCGACCGGATGCGCGAGAGCGCCCCGACCCCGATCTACGAGGCGGTGGCGTCGGCCTGGTTCGTCGACGCCGACAGCGCCCCCGCCGGGCGCCCGGCCGGCGGACCACCCCCGGACTGGAACACCCCCAGCGACGCCGAGTGGCGCGCCGCGTCCGAGCGCGCCGCCCGCCCCGCCGGCCCCCCGCCGGCCTCGACGCCGGCCGGGCTCCCCCGCCGCCGCCCCGGCACCCAGATGGTGGCGCCGCCGCGGCACGGCGACCCCGCCCCGCAGGGCGGCTCCCGCGACCGCGAACCGGAGAAGGTGCGCGAGCGGCTCGCGGTGTACCAGCAGGGTCTCGAGCGCGGGCGGCACCGCGCCGCCGACACCGACCGCTGA
- a CDS encoding bifunctional lysylphosphatidylglycerol flippase/synthetase MprF, whose product MNGHRTVTGRRLVATARRAPLTIAFAALALVAGIVTGSIPNGPGQDVLDAVGTGVGPLADGRWWTPLTAIVLWGGLAGHLVTAVLVLGAGAVAERRVGALRTAALLVGTQVVGTLLAVGSIAAGSAAGGAWAGELAGQVAVGAAPGAVGLLLAVSHVLSALWRRRIRLVLLVGVVMLVAYSGELTDSLLLTSALTGLVAGPLVLRGTAVHRTGASSRSEGRVLVALVVAASAVGPVVAAVAQAPIGPLSVLQFVVLSPPPDAATVQQICATAATDVCRSLQAQLRLSGIGPAIASAIPVLLLLVTAEGLRRGRRAARVVGIGLNLLLAVLGLLLATQVAATPAEQLVVYGGAPGARQVLALVLPPLLPLAVAVLLVLTRARFAVRAPSGTYRRLGLVVAGALVVVSTAYVGGGTLVADGFDRPPSTGDLAADLPLRFLPPGYLGEVEPGFLPQDLGATLLFEWTGVVFWLVVAAGLLRSFVAARPVGASDDPTRARELLRATGGSHLGWLTTWPGHAYWFGDGTAVAYRVIGGVAVTTGDPIGPADARETAVRGFAAHCAERGLTPAFYSVTDATRAACAALGWRAVQVAEETVVPLPELAFTGKRWQDVRSALNRATKNGTTAEWITYRHAPLAITDQIRAISEEWVVDKGLPEMGFTLGGLDELADDDVRCLVAVDTDRTVLGVTSWLPVHEDGEVVGWTLDFMRRRTGTHGIMEFLIASAAQTFRDEGARFASLSGAPLAQLEPQQADGLQRVLDVAGHALEPVYGFRSLLAFKAKFQPTYEPLFLAYPDPVALPAIGVAVGRAYLPDLTARQSARLLARMREGRPDA is encoded by the coding sequence GTGAACGGCCACCGCACCGTGACCGGCCGGCGCCTCGTGGCGACCGCGCGCCGCGCCCCCCTGACGATCGCGTTCGCCGCGCTCGCCCTCGTCGCCGGGATCGTCACCGGCAGCATCCCGAACGGCCCGGGCCAGGACGTCCTCGACGCCGTCGGCACCGGGGTCGGCCCGCTGGCCGACGGCCGCTGGTGGACCCCGCTCACCGCGATCGTGCTCTGGGGCGGCCTGGCCGGGCACCTGGTGACGGCCGTGCTGGTGCTCGGGGCCGGGGCGGTCGCCGAGCGCCGGGTCGGCGCGCTGCGGACGGCCGCGCTGCTGGTGGGCACGCAGGTCGTCGGCACGCTGCTGGCGGTCGGCTCGATCGCCGCCGGATCCGCCGCGGGCGGGGCGTGGGCGGGTGAGCTGGCCGGGCAGGTGGCCGTCGGCGCGGCGCCCGGCGCGGTCGGGCTGCTGCTCGCCGTCAGCCACGTCCTGTCCGCGCTGTGGCGGCGGCGGATCCGGCTGGTGCTGCTCGTGGGCGTCGTCATGCTCGTCGCGTACTCCGGCGAGCTGACCGACTCCCTGCTGCTCACCTCCGCCCTGACCGGCCTGGTGGCCGGGCCGCTGGTGCTGCGCGGGACGGCGGTGCACCGGACGGGGGCGTCGTCGCGGTCGGAGGGGCGGGTGCTCGTGGCGCTCGTCGTCGCGGCCTCGGCGGTGGGGCCGGTCGTCGCGGCCGTCGCGCAGGCCCCGATCGGGCCGCTGTCGGTGCTGCAGTTCGTGGTGCTCTCGCCGCCGCCGGACGCCGCGACCGTCCAGCAGATCTGCGCGACCGCGGCCACCGACGTCTGCCGGTCGCTGCAGGCGCAGCTGCGGCTGTCCGGGATCGGGCCGGCGATCGCGTCGGCGATCCCGGTGCTCCTGCTGCTGGTGACGGCCGAGGGCCTGCGCCGCGGGCGGCGGGCGGCCCGGGTCGTCGGGATCGGGCTGAACCTGCTCCTCGCCGTGCTCGGGCTGCTGCTCGCGACGCAGGTCGCCGCGACCCCGGCCGAGCAGCTCGTCGTCTACGGGGGTGCGCCCGGGGCCCGGCAGGTGCTCGCGCTGGTGCTGCCGCCGCTGCTGCCGCTCGCCGTCGCCGTGCTGCTGGTCCTCACGCGGGCCCGGTTCGCGGTGCGGGCGCCCTCGGGCACCTACCGCAGGCTCGGGCTCGTCGTCGCGGGCGCGCTCGTCGTCGTCTCGACGGCCTACGTCGGCGGCGGCACCCTGGTCGCCGACGGGTTCGACCGCCCGCCCTCGACCGGCGACCTGGCGGCCGACCTGCCGCTGCGGTTCCTGCCGCCGGGCTACCTCGGCGAGGTCGAGCCGGGGTTCCTGCCGCAGGACCTCGGTGCCACGCTGCTGTTCGAGTGGACCGGCGTCGTGTTCTGGCTGGTCGTGGCGGCGGGGCTGCTGCGGTCGTTCGTGGCGGCGCGGCCCGTGGGCGCCTCCGACGACCCCACCCGCGCCCGCGAGCTGCTGCGGGCGACCGGCGGGTCGCACCTGGGCTGGCTCACCACCTGGCCCGGGCACGCCTACTGGTTCGGCGACGGCACGGCCGTCGCCTACCGGGTGATCGGCGGCGTCGCGGTGACGACGGGCGACCCGATCGGCCCCGCCGACGCCCGGGAGACCGCGGTCCGCGGGTTCGCCGCGCACTGCGCCGAGCGGGGTCTGACCCCGGCGTTCTACAGCGTCACCGACGCGACGCGCGCGGCGTGCGCGGCCCTGGGGTGGCGCGCGGTGCAGGTCGCCGAGGAGACCGTGGTCCCGCTGCCCGAGCTGGCGTTCACCGGCAAGCGCTGGCAGGACGTCCGCAGCGCGCTCAACCGGGCCACCAAGAACGGCACCACCGCCGAGTGGATCACCTACCGGCACGCGCCGCTCGCGATCACCGACCAGATCCGCGCGATCAGCGAGGAGTGGGTCGTCGACAAGGGGCTGCCCGAGATGGGCTTCACCCTGGGCGGTCTCGACGAGCTGGCCGACGACGACGTGCGCTGCCTCGTCGCCGTCGACACCGACCGCACGGTCCTCGGCGTCACCAGCTGGCTGCCCGTGCACGAGGACGGCGAGGTCGTCGGCTGGACGCTGGACTTCATGCGCCGCCGGACCGGCACCCACGGGATCATGGAGTTCCTCATCGCCTCGGCCGCCCAGACCTTCCGCGACGAGGGCGCGCGGTTCGCGTCGCTCTCCGGCGCCCCGCTGGCCCAGCTCGAACCCCAGCAGGCCGACGGGCTGCAGCGCGTCCTCGACGTCGCCGGGCACGCCCTCGAACCCGTCTACGGCTTCCGGTCGCTGCTGGCGTTCAAGGCGAAGTTCCAGCCCACCTACGAACCGCTGTTCCTGGCCTACCCCGACCCCGTCGCGCTGCCCGCCATCGGCGTCGCCGTCGGGCGCGCCTACCTCCCGGACCTGACCGCTCGTCAGTCCGCCCGGCTCCTCGCACGGATGCGGGAGGGCCGTCCGGACGCGTGA
- a CDS encoding FAD-binding oxidoreductase, translating to MGLGQDVIVELEAIVGSDHVRTAKGDLEPYARDATPLFRGVPDAVVWPRTADEVAAVLRLATRRGIPVVPRGAGSNLSAGTLADRGGIVLVLTRMTSILEVDADELLARVEAGVTTAALAEAAAAKGLLYAPDPGSRTVSTVGGNVATCAGGLRGLKYGVTRNYVLGATAVLPTGEIIRTGGRLWKDVAGYDLTRLLTGSEGTLGVLTELTVALLPMPATTNTGVAYFPSLADAGRAVTAVIADGIVPATLEFLDAKCIGAVEDYAHLGLRRDAGALLLFGDDGGADAVERSLTRIGELCTRHRAMEVTLAEDVARSEALLAARRCSLPALSRLGTLTILEDATVPRPRLAEMVGRIDEIAERYDVSIATFGHAGDGNLHPTCVVDRHDEAAADRAHKAFGDIFATAIDMEGTITGEHGVGAAKLPYLQARLGADQMALLRRIKAAFDPAGILNPGKLGS from the coding sequence ATGGGACTCGGGCAGGACGTGATCGTCGAGCTGGAGGCGATCGTCGGCTCCGACCACGTGCGGACGGCGAAGGGCGACCTCGAGCCGTACGCCCGCGACGCCACCCCGCTGTTCCGCGGCGTCCCCGACGCCGTCGTGTGGCCGCGCACCGCCGACGAGGTCGCCGCGGTCCTGCGCCTGGCCACGCGGCGCGGCATCCCGGTGGTCCCCCGTGGGGCCGGGTCCAACCTGTCGGCGGGCACGCTCGCCGACCGCGGCGGGATCGTCCTGGTGCTGACCCGGATGACCTCGATCCTGGAGGTCGACGCCGACGAGCTGCTCGCGCGCGTCGAGGCCGGGGTCACCACGGCCGCGCTCGCCGAGGCCGCCGCGGCGAAGGGCCTGCTCTACGCCCCCGACCCCGGCTCCCGCACGGTGTCGACGGTCGGGGGCAACGTCGCCACGTGCGCGGGCGGCCTGCGCGGGCTCAAGTACGGCGTCACCCGCAACTACGTCCTCGGCGCCACCGCGGTGCTGCCGACCGGCGAGATCATCCGCACCGGCGGGCGGCTGTGGAAGGACGTCGCGGGCTACGACCTCACGCGCCTGCTCACCGGGTCCGAGGGCACCCTCGGCGTGCTCACCGAGCTCACCGTCGCGCTGCTGCCGATGCCGGCCACCACCAACACCGGCGTCGCCTACTTCCCGTCGCTCGCCGACGCGGGCCGGGCCGTCACCGCCGTCATCGCCGACGGGATCGTGCCCGCCACGCTGGAGTTCCTCGACGCCAAGTGCATCGGGGCCGTCGAGGACTACGCCCACCTCGGGCTGCGCCGCGACGCCGGGGCGCTGCTGCTGTTCGGCGACGACGGCGGCGCCGACGCCGTCGAACGGTCCCTGACCCGCATCGGCGAGCTGTGCACGCGGCACCGGGCGATGGAGGTGACGCTCGCCGAGGACGTCGCGCGGTCGGAGGCCCTGCTCGCGGCCCGCCGCTGCTCGCTGCCCGCCCTGTCCCGGCTGGGCACGCTGACGATCCTCGAGGACGCGACGGTCCCCCGGCCCCGGCTCGCGGAGATGGTCGGGCGCATCGACGAGATCGCCGAGCGCTACGACGTCAGCATCGCCACCTTCGGCCACGCCGGCGACGGCAACCTGCACCCGACCTGCGTGGTCGACCGGCACGACGAGGCCGCGGCCGACCGCGCGCACAAGGCCTTCGGTGACATCTTCGCCACCGCGATCGACATGGAGGGCACCATCACCGGCGAGCACGGCGTGGGCGCGGCGAAGCTGCCGTACCTGCAGGCGCGACTGGGCGCCGACCAGATGGCGCTGCTGCGGCGGATCAAGGCCGCGTTCGACCCGGCCGGCATCCTCAACCCCGGGAAGCTGGGATCGTGA
- a CDS encoding (Fe-S)-binding protein, with protein sequence MTNLFDPELLDRCISCGFCLPACPTYALTGDEGSSPRGRINLMRALDTGVLDVDDPRVREEASFCLGCRACEPVCPAGVQYGQLLETWRDLQWTGRHRPVVAWGLMTVAARTSLLRLVGLVRRPARGAAAGATSLMLGCFERGLFPGVSRAARRLLPGVAVPADQGCCGALHAHNGQSHQGEEMARRLGEQLPGVIVTTSGGCAAHLATVLGRDRVHELSEHLVATGVTPVGEVRVDGRRARVALQDSCHLRNGLGVSAQPRALISAVADLVAVPGEASCCGAAGTYSMLRPRDSRRVLDPKLDAVEAAGVDYVVAVNPGCLRQLDTGLRRRRSRVRAVHLADLLADAAGGRALPRPRRRALRAR encoded by the coding sequence GTGACCAACCTGTTCGACCCGGAGCTGCTCGACCGCTGCATCTCCTGCGGCTTCTGCCTCCCCGCCTGCCCGACCTACGCCCTCACCGGCGACGAGGGGTCCTCGCCGCGCGGCCGCATCAACCTCATGCGCGCGCTCGACACCGGCGTGCTCGACGTCGACGACCCGCGGGTGCGGGAGGAGGCGTCGTTCTGCCTGGGCTGCCGGGCGTGCGAACCGGTCTGCCCGGCGGGCGTCCAATACGGGCAGCTGCTGGAGACCTGGCGCGACCTGCAGTGGACCGGCCGCCACCGGCCCGTCGTGGCCTGGGGGCTGATGACGGTCGCGGCCCGCACGTCGCTGCTGCGGCTGGTGGGCCTGGTCCGCAGGCCGGCCCGCGGCGCCGCCGCGGGCGCCACCTCGCTCATGCTCGGCTGCTTCGAGCGCGGCCTGTTCCCCGGCGTCAGCCGGGCCGCCCGGCGGCTGCTCCCCGGCGTCGCGGTGCCCGCCGACCAGGGCTGCTGCGGCGCCCTGCACGCCCACAACGGGCAGTCGCACCAGGGCGAGGAGATGGCGCGGCGGCTCGGGGAGCAGCTGCCCGGGGTCATCGTCACGACGTCGGGGGGCTGCGCCGCGCACCTCGCGACCGTGCTCGGGCGCGACCGCGTCCACGAGCTCAGCGAGCACCTCGTCGCCACCGGGGTGACGCCCGTCGGGGAGGTCCGGGTCGACGGCCGCCGGGCCAGGGTCGCGCTGCAGGACTCCTGCCACCTGCGCAACGGGCTCGGCGTCTCCGCCCAGCCCCGCGCCCTGATCTCCGCGGTCGCCGACCTCGTCGCGGTGCCCGGGGAGGCGTCGTGCTGCGGCGCCGCGGGCACGTACTCGATGCTCCGGCCGCGCGACAGCCGCCGCGTCCTCGACCCGAAGCTCGACGCCGTCGAGGCCGCGGGGGTCGACTACGTCGTCGCGGTCAACCCCGGCTGCCTGCGCCAGCTCGACACCGGTCTGCGCCGGCGCCGCAGCCGCGTCCGCGCGGTGCACCTGGCCGACCTGCTCGCCGACGCCGCGGGCGGGCGCGCCCTGCCCCGGCCGCGCCGCCGGGCGTTGCGCGCGCGCTGA